A window of the Deltaproteobacteria bacterium genome harbors these coding sequences:
- a CDS encoding DHA2 family efflux MFS transporter permease subunit: MLSLSKHSADAKRRRWWSLSVASIATLIVTSDTGQLSVALPVIITEFNADLTLASWIALVYALITASLYLPCGRMSDLVGVGKLFLVGFIFYALSSLAAGLAQGAGQLIFFRSLQAAGSALIMANNFALVTALFPPEERGRAMGIAGGTISAMGYTLGPVLGGLLTHGFGWRSNFFISAALACVGFCAARVLLPADSFKGSGERKSAFDVAGAIAFALAISLLLYGLTSAQKGGWSTLPVLLPLAAGSAALAFFIAWEKRVQAPLLDLSLFRIPAFTLGNAARLISFIAMSVNILLMPFFLQLAMGLDPLRAGVLIAPMPFAMALLAPLTGWMSERFRAENLCALGMTVTAIAFVFLGFVSPTTAALPIVVCLFFLGFGMGLFQTPNNNLLMSSLPRSRLGVGSSFLSIVRSLGYSVGAALAATVVSAQLGGIALNDLKLQMTAGNGAAGLDAFMRGFHYAYWTAAALCCVGAVISAVRVSKEMR; encoded by the coding sequence ATGCTGAGCTTGTCGAAGCATTCTGCCGACGCCAAACGCCGCCGCTGGTGGTCGCTTTCGGTGGCCTCGATCGCCACTTTAATCGTTACTTCGGACACCGGGCAGTTGAGCGTGGCGCTGCCGGTGATTATCACGGAGTTCAACGCCGATTTGACCTTGGCGAGTTGGATTGCGCTGGTCTATGCGTTGATCACGGCTTCGCTCTATTTACCCTGCGGCCGCATGTCCGATCTCGTCGGCGTTGGCAAACTCTTTCTGGTCGGCTTCATTTTTTACGCGCTGAGCTCGCTAGCGGCGGGGCTGGCACAGGGCGCCGGACAGCTTATTTTTTTCCGCTCTTTGCAAGCGGCCGGCAGCGCTCTGATCATGGCGAATAATTTCGCATTGGTGACCGCGTTGTTTCCGCCTGAGGAGCGCGGCCGCGCCATGGGCATCGCCGGCGGGACCATATCGGCCATGGGCTACACGCTGGGGCCGGTGCTGGGCGGTTTGCTGACCCATGGTTTCGGCTGGCGCTCGAATTTTTTTATTTCGGCGGCGCTGGCCTGCGTGGGTTTCTGCGCCGCGCGTGTGCTGCTGCCGGCTGATAGTTTCAAGGGATCGGGTGAAAGAAAGAGTGCCTTCGATGTTGCCGGCGCCATCGCTTTCGCGTTGGCGATTTCGCTTTTGCTCTACGGCTTGACGAGCGCGCAGAAGGGCGGTTGGTCGACGCTGCCGGTGCTGCTCCCGCTTGCGGCAGGGAGCGCGGCGCTGGCTTTCTTTATTGCTTGGGAGAAGCGCGTCCAAGCGCCGCTGCTCGATTTGAGCCTGTTCCGCATTCCGGCATTTACATTGGGAAACGCGGCGCGTTTGATCAGCTTTATCGCCATGAGCGTCAATATTTTGCTCATGCCGTTTTTTCTGCAGCTGGCGATGGGGCTCGATCCGCTCCGTGCCGGCGTGCTGATCGCGCCGATGCCGTTTGCCATGGCGCTCTTGGCACCGCTGACCGGTTGGATGTCGGAGCGCTTTCGCGCCGAGAATCTTTGCGCGCTCGGCATGACGGTCACCGCGATTGCGTTTGTGTTCTTAGGATTTGTTTCGCCCACGACTGCGGCGCTGCCGATTGTCGTTTGTTTGTTCTTCCTGGGTTTTGGCATGGGGCTGTTTCAGACGCCGAATAATAACTTGCTGATGAGCTCGCTGCCGCGCTCACGCTTGGGTGTCGGCTCGTCGTTTTTGTCGATCGTGCGCAGCCTGGGCTATTCCGTTGGCGCGGCGCTGGCGGCGACGGTCGTCAGCGCGCAGCTTGGCGGCATCGCTCTCAACGATCTCAAATTGCAGATGACGGCGGGCAACGGCGCTGCAGGGCTCGATGCGTTTATGCGCGGCTTTCACTATGCCTATTGGACAGCCGCGGCGCTCTGTTGCGTCGGGGCGGTCATCAGCGCGGTGCGGGTGTCGAAGGAAATGCGGTGA
- a CDS encoding ABC transporter ATP-binding protein: MNTTPAFELRNVSYIGDGRKKILHSINWTVQPGEHWAILGPNGSGKTTLLRLASGYLWPNAGGDILRRGEALTYLPELRKSIGWVTATLAFEIPSQELVIHTVVSGRFAQIGYLGGFWGQASKSELALAQRNLKELGCAHLAKREFGTLSQGEQQRVLIARARMTKPYLIILDEPCAGMDPGAREQFLMSLSDFAKRKNIPALIYVTHHIEEVLPLFKKALVLKGGKVLHAGDTAQVMKPNLLKEIYGVPLKLIEKRGRFWPILR; the protein is encoded by the coding sequence ATGAATACGACGCCAGCCTTTGAACTGCGCAACGTTTCCTATATCGGCGACGGTCGCAAGAAGATTCTCCATTCCATCAACTGGACGGTGCAGCCGGGCGAGCATTGGGCGATACTCGGGCCGAACGGTTCGGGGAAGACGACGTTGCTCAGGCTTGCCAGCGGTTATCTCTGGCCCAATGCCGGCGGCGACATCTTGCGCAGGGGTGAAGCGCTAACTTATTTGCCCGAGTTGCGCAAAAGCATCGGCTGGGTGACCGCGACACTAGCGTTCGAAATTCCATCTCAAGAGCTCGTCATCCACACGGTCGTCTCTGGCCGGTTCGCGCAGATCGGGTATCTCGGCGGTTTCTGGGGACAGGCGAGCAAGAGCGAGTTGGCACTGGCGCAGCGCAATTTGAAAGAATTGGGTTGCGCGCACTTGGCCAAGCGCGAGTTTGGCACATTGTCACAGGGCGAGCAGCAACGCGTGCTGATCGCGCGGGCGCGCATGACCAAGCCCTACCTGATTATTCTCGACGAGCCCTGCGCCGGCATGGACCCGGGCGCGCGCGAGCAGTTTCTTATGAGCTTGAGCGATTTTGCCAAGCGCAAAAATATTCCCGCGCTGATTTATGTCACGCATCATATCGAAGAAGTTTTGCCGCTGTTCAAGAAAGCCTTGGTGCTGAAGGGTGGCAAAGTCTTGCACGCGGGCGACACCGCGCAGGTGATGAAGCCCAATTTGCTGAAAGAGATCTACGGCGTGCCGCTAAAGCTAATTGAGAAAAGAGGGCGATTCTGGCCTATTTTACGGTGA